A portion of the Phycisphaerales bacterium AB-hyl4 genome contains these proteins:
- a CDS encoding PilZ domain-containing protein, with protein MTNHSTATRHESLHLAHDTNTSLPLERRRYSRQTVEQRVTAAVTSLGDDSDTDLRICSLLLTDLSPAGAGAMVQEPLPIGAQITVFCPPHGAEPGFDLQGTIVRCQRQSDGKAYSLGIQVLARMAA; from the coding sequence ATGACCAACCATTCAACCGCCACACGGCACGAATCACTCCACCTAGCCCACGACACCAACACGTCGTTGCCGCTGGAACGCCGACGATACAGTCGGCAGACTGTCGAGCAACGCGTCACCGCCGCCGTCACCAGCCTCGGCGATGACAGCGACACCGATCTGCGCATCTGCTCGCTGCTGCTGACCGATCTCTCGCCTGCCGGCGCCGGCGCGATGGTACAGGAACCGCTGCCGATCGGCGCACAAATCACCGTCTTCTGCCCGCCCCATGGCGCTGAGCCCGGCTTCGACCTCCAAGGCACGATCGTCCGCTGCCAACGCCAGTCCGACGGCAAGGCCTACAGCCTCGGCATCCAGGTCCTCGCCCGCATGGCCGCCTGA
- a CDS encoding YeeE/YedE family protein, with product MTQMLNQPRGLDDPGLVTDTRPPRRPSVWWFVVRLVVAAMIAAGLVWVGLWLQEHQGRAAAFTLVTGVAFGVMLQRSQFCFFCNLRDLLQRGDSGPTMGLLAALATGTVGYVVVMGSMMPDPTRGWGIPGDAHVAPVSWVMLMGGAIFGVGMSLSGSCLSGHLYRMGEGSLLAPIAIVGAFGGFVLGFMAWNPLYLRVISDASVVWLPETVGGYGVTLLVQLGVLGLIAIPLLYLMKPRAGDAGKPGVRRAVRMVFVNRWPTWVGGVGIGILGTFTYLRTRPLGVTAEMNRYARDLGERAGMTPERLEGLDRMRGCVLPEQAAWVSENGIFVLALVAGSLMVALLAGQFRLKREPWVACVMALVGGVMLGFGAMIALGCTVGTLLSGIHAGALAGWVFFAGMLPAMWVTLPLRRWLLRW from the coding sequence ATGACACAGATGCTCAACCAACCGCGCGGCCTGGATGATCCGGGGCTGGTGACCGACACGCGACCGCCGAGGCGGCCGAGCGTGTGGTGGTTTGTCGTACGGTTGGTTGTCGCGGCGATGATCGCGGCGGGGCTGGTCTGGGTCGGACTCTGGTTGCAGGAACATCAGGGACGAGCGGCGGCGTTTACGCTGGTGACCGGCGTGGCGTTCGGCGTGATGTTGCAGCGGTCGCAGTTCTGCTTTTTCTGCAACCTGCGCGATCTGCTGCAGCGTGGCGACAGCGGGCCGACGATGGGCCTGCTCGCGGCGCTGGCGACGGGGACGGTCGGCTACGTTGTGGTCATGGGCTCGATGATGCCCGACCCGACGCGCGGCTGGGGCATCCCGGGCGATGCACACGTCGCGCCAGTGAGTTGGGTGATGCTCATGGGCGGTGCGATTTTCGGTGTCGGCATGAGTTTGTCAGGGTCGTGTCTGAGCGGTCACCTGTATCGCATGGGCGAAGGGTCGCTGCTGGCGCCGATTGCAATTGTCGGGGCGTTTGGCGGTTTTGTGCTGGGGTTCATGGCGTGGAACCCGCTGTACTTGCGGGTGATTTCGGATGCATCGGTGGTGTGGCTGCCGGAGACCGTGGGCGGGTATGGCGTGACGCTGCTGGTGCAGCTTGGGGTGTTGGGTCTGATTGCGATTCCGCTGTTGTATCTGATGAAGCCGAGGGCGGGGGACGCGGGCAAGCCGGGCGTGCGGCGGGCGGTGCGGATGGTGTTTGTGAATCGTTGGCCGACGTGGGTCGGCGGCGTGGGCATTGGGATACTCGGAACGTTTACGTACCTGCGCACGCGGCCGCTGGGTGTGACGGCGGAGATGAATCGCTATGCACGCGATCTTGGCGAACGTGCAGGCATGACGCCGGAGCGGTTGGAGGGGCTGGATCGGATGCGCGGTTGCGTGCTGCCGGAGCAGGCGGCGTGGGTGAGTGAGAATGGCATCTTCGTACTGGCGTTGGTGGCGGGGTCGTTGATGGTGGCGTTGCTGGCGGGGCAGTTTCGGTTGAAGCGCGAGCCTTGGGTCGCGTGTGTGATGGCATTGGTTGGGGGGGTGATGCTGGGCTTCGGCGCGATGATCGCGCTGGGGTGCACGGTGGGTACGCTGCTTAGCGGGATACACGCGGGGGCGCTGGCGGGCTGGGTTTTCTTCGCGGGGATGCTGCCGGCGATGTGGGTGACGCTGCCGCTGCGGCGATGGTTGCTGCGGTGGTGA
- the cobA gene encoding uroporphyrinogen-III C-methyltransferase, whose protein sequence is MSNKTTKFHVQVSLVGAGPGDAELITAAGLDRLRRAEVVVYDALANPALLAEAPAAAERIDAGKRARKHKLTQDEIHELLRDRAAAGRYVVRLKGGDPYLFGRGAEELIYLAKQGISCEVVPGVTSGIAAPMAAGIPVTHREHASSVTFVTGHEDPTKPGTAVDYAALAKLIAAGGTVCFYMGVGRLPLIAEALTAGGLDGATPAAAVQWGMTPRQRSVRATVTTLAEAVKREGVGSPAIIVVGAVAGLDEPGLDYFTARPMFGKTVLVTRTRQQASKLGEQLAALGANVLESPTIELVPPADWSEVDAAVRDVRQYDWLVLTSVNGVAALADRLDAMGLDARQLAGVRVAAIGDTTAAALRERVGVKADLVPTRYVAESLAGELIAEHEMAGKRCLLLRADIARPTLPKLLGEAGAVVTEVVAYQTQLAAALPTAVVEALREGAVDWVTFTSASTVRNLVEMLGDERTLLSDVRLASIGPITSEAMREAGLAVDVEAAVSNVEGLVEVIERGSDGGSTA, encoded by the coding sequence TTGAGCAATAAAACGACAAAATTTCACGTTCAGGTCAGTCTTGTCGGAGCGGGGCCGGGCGACGCGGAGCTAATCACCGCGGCGGGGCTGGATCGGCTGCGGCGGGCGGAGGTGGTGGTGTACGACGCGCTGGCGAATCCGGCACTGCTGGCCGAGGCACCGGCAGCGGCGGAGCGCATCGACGCCGGCAAGCGTGCGCGGAAGCACAAACTGACGCAGGATGAGATTCACGAACTGCTGCGCGACCGCGCTGCGGCGGGGCGGTATGTCGTTCGGCTGAAGGGCGGCGACCCGTACCTGTTCGGCCGAGGGGCGGAAGAGCTGATCTACCTGGCGAAGCAGGGCATTTCCTGTGAGGTCGTGCCGGGCGTTACGTCGGGCATCGCAGCGCCGATGGCGGCGGGCATACCGGTGACGCATCGCGAGCACGCGAGCAGTGTGACGTTCGTGACGGGGCATGAAGATCCGACGAAGCCTGGCACGGCGGTGGACTATGCGGCGCTGGCGAAGCTGATCGCGGCGGGGGGCACGGTGTGTTTTTACATGGGCGTGGGTCGGCTGCCGTTGATCGCCGAGGCGCTCACGGCAGGGGGGCTGGACGGTGCGACGCCGGCGGCGGCGGTGCAGTGGGGTATGACGCCACGGCAGCGGTCGGTGCGGGCGACGGTGACCACGTTGGCCGAGGCGGTGAAGCGCGAGGGGGTTGGTTCGCCGGCGATTATTGTGGTGGGGGCGGTGGCGGGGTTGGACGAGCCGGGGCTGGACTATTTCACAGCCCGGCCGATGTTCGGCAAGACGGTGCTGGTGACGCGCACGCGACAGCAGGCGTCGAAGCTGGGCGAGCAGTTGGCGGCGCTGGGGGCGAACGTGCTCGAATCGCCGACGATCGAGCTCGTGCCGCCTGCGGATTGGAGCGAAGTGGATGCGGCGGTGCGCGATGTACGGCAGTATGACTGGCTGGTGTTGACGAGTGTGAATGGTGTGGCGGCGCTGGCGGATCGGCTGGATGCGATGGGGCTGGATGCACGGCAGCTCGCGGGCGTACGCGTGGCGGCGATCGGCGACACGACGGCGGCGGCGCTGCGCGAGCGCGTGGGGGTGAAGGCCGACCTTGTGCCGACGCGGTATGTGGCCGAGTCGTTGGCGGGTGAGCTGATCGCGGAGCATGAGATGGCGGGCAAGCGGTGTTTGCTGTTGCGGGCGGACATCGCGCGGCCGACGCTGCCGAAGCTGCTTGGCGAAGCGGGGGCGGTGGTGACGGAAGTGGTGGCGTACCAGACGCAGCTGGCAGCGGCGCTGCCGACGGCGGTGGTGGAGGCGCTGCGCGAGGGGGCGGTGGATTGGGTGACGTTTACCAGCGCGTCGACGGTGCGCAATCTGGTTGAGATGCTTGGTGATGAGCGGACGTTGCTGAGCGATGTAAGGCTTGCGTCGATCGGGCCGATCACGAGCGAGGCGATGCGCGAGGCGGGGCTTGCGGTTGATGTCGAGGCGGCGGTGTCGAATGTTGAGGGGTTGGTTGAGGTGATTGAACGTGGGAGCGATGGGGGCAGTACAGCTTAA
- a CDS encoding transporter substrate-binding domain-containing protein yields MFKHARILAAMLCVLLSGVAAPAEQVTPGPSTSGELVVGTREVPPFAMQDGNGQWHGLAIELWERIADAQGLRYRYESRELVGLLEGLTDGSLDAVAAAVTVTAEREAVVDFSHPFFTTGLGIAARSEHRGLMRGLLALLSLELIGLVALLALVLMGVGALAWLFERKRNAEQFRDGAAGLGDGFWWSAVTMTTVGYGDKAPATVGGKLVALVWMFASLVLISTFTAAIASALTVSRMESVVQGPEDLPRVRVATVADSTSALYLDDRRIAYRGYATAEEAIESLTAGRVDAVVYDQPILQYIVLETAKEEAHVLPSTFARQYYGIGLQLGSEIRQPLNVLLLETLGSTWWADRRYRYLGEE; encoded by the coding sequence ATGTTCAAGCATGCGCGGATTTTGGCAGCGATGCTTTGCGTGCTGTTGAGTGGGGTGGCGGCGCCGGCAGAGCAGGTGACGCCGGGGCCGAGCACGTCGGGCGAGTTGGTGGTGGGGACGCGTGAGGTGCCGCCGTTTGCGATGCAGGATGGCAACGGGCAATGGCATGGGTTGGCGATCGAGTTGTGGGAACGCATCGCCGACGCACAGGGATTGCGTTACCGATACGAGTCCCGTGAGTTGGTCGGCCTGCTTGAAGGGCTGACGGACGGCTCGCTGGACGCGGTCGCGGCGGCGGTGACGGTGACGGCCGAGCGGGAGGCGGTGGTTGATTTTTCACATCCGTTTTTCACGACCGGGCTGGGCATCGCAGCGCGTTCGGAGCATCGCGGGCTGATGCGGGGCTTGCTTGCGTTGCTGTCGCTGGAGTTGATTGGCTTGGTGGCGTTGTTGGCGCTGGTGTTGATGGGGGTGGGTGCGTTGGCATGGCTGTTTGAGCGGAAGCGTAACGCTGAGCAATTCCGCGATGGCGCTGCGGGGCTGGGCGACGGCTTCTGGTGGTCGGCAGTGACGATGACCACGGTCGGCTACGGCGATAAAGCGCCAGCCACGGTGGGGGGCAAGCTGGTGGCGCTGGTCTGGATGTTTGCGAGCCTGGTGCTGATTTCGACGTTCACGGCGGCGATCGCGTCGGCCTTGACGGTCAGCCGTATGGAGTCGGTGGTGCAGGGGCCGGAGGATCTGCCGCGCGTGCGGGTGGCGACGGTGGCGGACTCGACGAGCGCGCTGTACCTGGACGATCGACGGATCGCCTATCGTGGGTACGCGACGGCAGAGGAGGCGATCGAGTCGCTCACGGCCGGCCGGGTGGACGCCGTGGTTTACGACCAGCCGATCCTGCAATACATCGTGCTGGAGACGGCGAAGGAGGAGGCCCACGTGCTGCCGAGCACGTTCGCACGGCAGTATTACGGCATCGGGCTACAGCTTGGCAGCGAGATCCGCCAGCCGTTAAACGTCCTGCTGCTGGAGACGTTGGGCTCGACGTGGTGGGCGGATCGGCGGTATCGGTACCTGGGGGAGGAATGA
- a CDS encoding acyl-ACP desaturase has protein sequence MSKKTDLVELQREVLKDLEATDVRDSLSLLIPPDKSWQPTDYLPDLTAPDWYEQLSAFREPAKGLSDEVLVVLIGDMVTEEALPSYSVALNSIAQDYEGTSSAPWARWLRGWTAEENRHGDLLNAFLRLTGRVEMKAVERTVHHLLNSGFNPRTQEDLYAGLVYTAFQERATKISHNNVGKLAAAEGNVALGNICRRIAGDEARHEAFYTRMMDAVMARDPENGTITAGSMLRRVIAMPGRLMYDGKDPDLFDHFAVVAQRLGVYTVRDYASIVRHLVDTWNIADRALTGKAARAQEFLCKHAERVESVAEDVAARIDQEPRVQFSWIYDREA, from the coding sequence ATGAGTAAGAAAACAGATCTTGTCGAATTGCAGCGCGAAGTATTAAAAGACTTGGAGGCGACGGACGTTCGAGACAGTTTGTCTCTATTGATCCCACCCGACAAATCATGGCAGCCGACTGACTACCTGCCAGACCTCACCGCCCCGGACTGGTATGAACAACTCTCAGCGTTTCGCGAGCCAGCCAAGGGGCTGTCGGACGAAGTGCTTGTCGTGCTCATCGGCGACATGGTCACCGAAGAGGCGCTGCCGAGCTACTCGGTCGCACTGAACAGCATCGCACAGGACTACGAGGGCACGAGCAGCGCTCCGTGGGCACGTTGGCTGCGTGGGTGGACTGCGGAGGAGAACCGGCACGGCGACCTGTTGAACGCCTTCCTCCGTCTCACCGGCCGAGTGGAGATGAAAGCGGTGGAACGGACTGTGCACCACCTGCTGAACAGTGGCTTCAATCCGCGTACACAAGAGGACCTTTACGCGGGTCTTGTTTACACGGCTTTCCAGGAACGCGCGACGAAAATATCGCATAACAACGTCGGCAAGCTCGCCGCCGCCGAGGGCAATGTGGCGTTGGGCAATATCTGCCGACGGATCGCGGGCGACGAGGCTCGGCACGAAGCGTTTTATACGCGCATGATGGATGCGGTCATGGCCCGCGATCCGGAGAACGGGACCATCACGGCGGGCAGCATGTTGCGACGGGTCATCGCCATGCCCGGCCGACTGATGTACGACGGCAAAGACCCTGACTTGTTTGACCACTTTGCGGTGGTCGCGCAACGGCTTGGCGTTTACACGGTTCGCGATTACGCCAGTATCGTTCGCCACCTTGTTGATACATGGAACATTGCCGACCGTGCGTTGACGGGTAAAGCGGCGCGGGCTCAGGAATTTCTCTGCAAGCATGCCGAACGGGTTGAGTCGGTGGCGGAGGACGTGGCGGCGCGGATCGACCAGGAGCCGCGTGTACAGTTCAGTTGGATTTATGACCGTGAGGCATGA
- the queF gene encoding preQ(1) synthase: MPDPNLLECFENPAPQHDYVIEHSAEEFTSVCPKTGHPDFGTVTVRFVPDKKCVELKSLKLYLQAFRNEGIFYEAVTNRIADDLAEAMQPRWLIVYTDWKGRGGIRSTIRVDIGDVPDHER, encoded by the coding sequence ATGCCTGACCCCAACCTGCTTGAGTGTTTCGAGAACCCGGCCCCGCAGCACGACTATGTCATTGAGCACTCTGCGGAAGAGTTCACCAGCGTCTGCCCGAAGACCGGCCACCCCGACTTCGGTACGGTGACGGTCCGCTTCGTGCCGGACAAAAAGTGCGTCGAACTCAAGAGCCTGAAGCTGTACTTGCAGGCGTTCCGCAACGAGGGCATTTTTTACGAGGCGGTGACGAACCGCATCGCGGATGACCTCGCGGAAGCGATGCAGCCGCGCTGGTTGATCGTGTACACGGACTGGAAGGGGCGTGGGGGGATTCGGTCGACGATTCGCGTCGATATCGGTGATGTGCCGGATCACGAGCGATAG
- a CDS encoding isochorismatase family protein — translation MAIARIRLEETAVLIVDVQERLVPVMHEPEYLVAQVGRLMDAAAALGLPTLITEQYPKGLGATVPELAERASTAVCNHEKTRFSSCIDPVRDELRRRNIRTVLVAGIEAHVCVLQTCLDLAKAGYVSAVVVDAVSSRQPIDRDVALQRMAQAGVLPTTVESAVLEMVGEAGGERFKAVLPIVKNQPMR, via the coding sequence GTGGCGATTGCACGTATCAGGCTTGAAGAGACAGCGGTGTTGATCGTTGATGTGCAGGAGCGGCTCGTGCCGGTGATGCATGAGCCGGAGTATCTCGTTGCGCAGGTGGGGCGATTGATGGACGCGGCGGCGGCGTTGGGGTTGCCGACGTTGATCACCGAGCAATACCCCAAGGGACTTGGTGCGACCGTGCCCGAGTTGGCGGAGCGAGCGAGCACGGCGGTGTGCAATCATGAGAAGACGCGCTTCAGCAGTTGCATCGACCCGGTGCGTGACGAGCTGCGACGGCGGAACATTCGCACGGTGCTGGTGGCGGGCATCGAGGCGCATGTGTGCGTGTTGCAGACATGTCTGGATTTGGCGAAGGCGGGTTACGTGTCGGCCGTGGTGGTGGACGCGGTCAGCTCGCGGCAGCCGATTGATCGGGACGTCGCGTTGCAGCGGATGGCGCAGGCGGGTGTGTTGCCGACGACGGTCGAGTCAGCCGTGCTGGAGATGGTTGGTGAGGCCGGCGGCGAGCGGTTCAAGGCCGTGCTTCCGATCGTAAAAAACCAGCCGATGCGGTAG
- a CDS encoding cupin domain-containing protein, giving the protein MAVPPTTTPYRIPDDSTASHIAQPPAPPDPADHMLNLPAGDIAWELFQPDTPEQSPAVKIVHVDPNTGATRLFIRCPRGMHVPPHWHTGNETHTVVQGTFIVEEPDGKRVALGPGSFNYIPARMVHQAWCGDGEDVVLFITTDKPWDLVWISEPEAPSA; this is encoded by the coding sequence ATGGCCGTGCCCCCCACCACCACACCGTACCGCATCCCTGACGACTCCACCGCCTCCCACATTGCCCAGCCACCGGCCCCGCCAGACCCGGCGGACCATATGCTCAACCTTCCCGCCGGCGATATCGCATGGGAACTGTTTCAGCCCGATACGCCCGAGCAGTCGCCCGCGGTTAAAATCGTCCACGTCGACCCGAACACCGGTGCCACCCGCCTGTTCATCCGCTGCCCCCGCGGCATGCACGTACCGCCCCACTGGCATACCGGCAACGAAACGCACACCGTCGTACAGGGTACGTTCATTGTCGAAGAGCCCGACGGCAAACGCGTTGCGCTCGGCCCGGGCAGTTTCAACTACATCCCTGCGCGTATGGTGCACCAGGCCTGGTGCGGCGATGGCGAAGATGTGGTGCTGTTCATCACCACCGACAAGCCGTGGGACCTGGTCTGGATCAGCGAACCCGAAGCCCCTTCCGCATAA
- a CDS encoding sulfurtransferase, which yields MMRYATVALAAFLTIGLSNASAETDRLVSTDWVMENLNNPDVRIVEVSVDPGVYERGHLRNAVNFRWHSDLVDPVKRDIVSQEDFEQLMSRSGIANDTTVVLYGDHNNWFAAWGAWVFDIYGHADVRLMDGGRAKWEREGRPMEVRQPDLRATEYTVEQTNPQLRARLADVLAVVEDGEDGALVDIRSPEEYSGRVIAPAGIQELAIRAGHVPGAKNVPWDHAVNKEDGTFKSADELREMYAAVGIDGSKPVIVYCRIGERSSHTWFALKHILGYDVRNYDGSWTEYGNAVGVPIDNPAGTIWTGK from the coding sequence ATGATGCGGTATGCCACGGTCGCTTTGGCGGCGTTTCTAACTATTGGTCTTTCAAACGCTTCGGCGGAAACGGATCGACTCGTTTCCACCGACTGGGTCATGGAGAACCTCAACAATCCCGATGTTCGCATCGTAGAGGTCAGCGTCGATCCCGGCGTGTACGAGCGGGGCCATCTCCGCAACGCGGTCAACTTCCGCTGGCATAGCGATCTGGTCGACCCGGTGAAGCGGGATATCGTTTCGCAGGAAGATTTCGAGCAGTTGATGTCGCGCTCCGGCATCGCCAACGACACGACCGTCGTGCTCTACGGCGACCACAACAACTGGTTCGCCGCGTGGGGCGCGTGGGTGTTCGACATCTACGGTCACGCCGACGTTCGCCTGATGGACGGTGGCCGAGCGAAGTGGGAACGCGAAGGTCGGCCGATGGAAGTGCGTCAGCCCGACCTGCGTGCGACCGAGTACACGGTTGAGCAGACCAACCCGCAGTTGCGTGCCCGGCTGGCCGACGTGCTGGCGGTGGTGGAGGACGGTGAGGACGGCGCGCTCGTGGACATTCGTTCGCCGGAGGAGTACAGCGGCCGTGTGATCGCGCCGGCGGGTATTCAGGAACTGGCGATTCGTGCCGGCCACGTGCCGGGCGCGAAGAACGTGCCTTGGGACCACGCGGTGAACAAGGAAGATGGCACGTTCAAGTCGGCGGACGAACTGCGTGAGATGTACGCGGCGGTGGGCATTGACGGCTCGAAGCCGGTCATTGTTTATTGTCGCATTGGTGAGCGGTCGAGCCATACGTGGTTTGCGCTGAAGCACATCCTCGGCTATGACGTGCGGAACTATGACGGCTCGTGGACGGAGTACGGCAACGCGGTTGGTGTGCCGATCGACAACCCGGCGGGCACGATCTGGACGGGCAAGTAA
- the sucD gene encoding succinate--CoA ligase subunit alpha, with product MSILIDKDTRVICQGITGSAGSFHTKGCLDYGTQMVGGVTPGKGGQKDPNGLPIFNTVSEAVDATGANASMIFVPPPFAGDAILEAADAGITLIVAITEGIPVLDMMKVKQTLSLPKYRKVRLIGPNCPGVITPGDNGVAGTGCKIGIMPGYIHKPPHDAEAKRSVGIISRSGTLTYEAVWQTSSLGIGQTTCVGIGGDPVRGMDFIDCLVQFNADPETDGIVMIGEIGGTDEEAAGDFIARHVTKPVTAFIAGRTAPPGRRMGHAGAIISGGEGGADTKIEALRKAGCHIAESPADLGRTMAEALGI from the coding sequence ATGAGCATCCTCATCGACAAAGACACGCGCGTGATCTGCCAGGGCATCACCGGCTCGGCAGGTTCTTTCCACACCAAGGGCTGCCTCGACTACGGCACACAGATGGTCGGCGGTGTCACGCCGGGCAAGGGCGGTCAGAAAGACCCCAACGGCCTGCCGATCTTCAATACGGTCAGTGAGGCGGTGGACGCGACGGGCGCCAACGCTTCGATGATCTTCGTGCCGCCGCCGTTTGCGGGTGACGCGATCCTCGAAGCCGCGGACGCGGGCATCACGCTCATCGTCGCGATCACCGAGGGCATCCCCGTGCTGGACATGATGAAGGTGAAGCAGACGCTGAGTCTGCCGAAGTATCGCAAGGTTCGGCTGATCGGGCCGAACTGTCCGGGTGTGATCACGCCGGGCGACAACGGTGTGGCGGGCACGGGCTGCAAGATCGGCATCATGCCCGGCTACATTCACAAGCCGCCGCACGACGCGGAAGCGAAGCGAAGCGTGGGCATTATCAGCCGATCGGGCACGCTCACCTATGAAGCCGTGTGGCAGACGTCGAGCCTAGGGATCGGACAGACAACGTGCGTGGGCATCGGCGGCGACCCGGTGCGTGGCATGGACTTCATTGACTGTCTCGTGCAGTTCAACGCCGACCCGGAAACGGACGGCATTGTGATGATCGGCGAGATCGGCGGTACGGACGAAGAGGCGGCCGGCGACTTCATCGCCCGCCACGTGACCAAGCCGGTGACGGCGTTCATCGCGGGTCGCACGGCCCCGCCCGGCCGACGGATGGGCCACGCCGGCGCGATCATCTCCGGTGGCGAAGGCGGCGCGGATACGAAGATCGAGGCCCTGCGGAAGGCCGGCTGTCACATCGCGGAGTCGCCCGCCGACCTTGGGCGCACGATGGCCGAGGCGCTGGGCATCTGA